The nucleotide sequence ACATCGGTCCTGGGTCTGTCTCGGGCAACTATTCCCTCGAACGGATCTGGCAGTGCGGCACCGACCTGATCGTCGAGGGGCCCGCCGTCATCTGCGGCATGCTGCGGATCGATGGCGACCTGGTCATTCGGGGCGATGGTGTGCGGCTCACGGCCGCCAAGAACCTGCCGGCCGCCTACATCACGGGCAACCTGGTCCTTGACCGCGCGACCGACCTGCAGATCGTGGGCCTCGTCGTCGTGGACGGCCACGTTCTCGTCGGGCACGACACGGACGTTCGGGTTGTCGGCGGGCTGTTTGCCCAGGGCGAGATCGTCGAGGCGACGATCGACTCCTCCGGCTACGCCAACGGCGCCATCCTTCGGAACATGCCGACATGGTCCGGTGGCGGGGTCCTGGCCCTCGACGGTGTGAACCAGTACGTGCAGACGGCGGACCACGATGTCCGCCTGCAACTGACTGACCAGTATACCTTGTCGGTCCGGCTCAGACCCGCCGCCGCCCAGAAGCCCTGGGCGGGCATCCTCAGCAAGACCGATCCGGCCGGCGATGGTAACCACTGGGTCCTCCAGTTCGATCCGAATGCCGAATCCTCCAGCGCCGACGCGAGGCAACTCATTGTGTTGCACGGGACCACCGCTCATCGGTGGGATACGGGCATTACGCTTGATGATCTCCTGGTGGATGGGCAGTGGCACCACGTTGTTGTGGTCCGCCAAGCCGACGGGACAATGTCGTCCTATCTGGACGGCGTCCTGCACAAGCCGCTCGATCCCAATGCGCCGGAGGTGTTGGTGCGTCAGCCGGGCAAGGAGCCTGGCCACCTGAACATCGGCGCCGACCGCGAGGGTCGGCAGGTCTACCGAGGCTCGCTGGCGGATGTCCGCGTGTACGACCGCGCGCTAAGCGACGCCGAGGTGATCGCTCTGCCGGATGATCCAGGGTTGATCGGACACTGGACGTTCGACGGGACCGGTGAATCGCGGATCCATGTGGCGGTCGATCCGCTTCGGGCGTCGATTATCGATGAGAACGGGTCAAACTGGAGTCCGGCGGCGGATGCGTTCTTCAAGAGCATTCGTCGCCCGCAGCCGTGAGGAGGCCGACCGAGTGATTGCGTCCCAGAATGCTGCTTCTGTTATCGGCCCCTCGTCGTGCCGTGCGAAAAAATCGCATCACACGTGGGCCTGTGGAATGGGGCGGTGCTGTCCGGGCCGATCGGCGCCCGACGGTACGCCGCCGACGCGGCCGATGGACGGGAGCGTGTTTTTCCGGACGTTGAACATGGGATCTGTCAGCTGTGAGGGTTGTACGCCCTGGGGGGCCGCTTGCGACGACAACGACGTCTGCGCTGTGCGGGTCGTCTCCGCTGACGCAGGCGATGGCGGCGTCCCGGCCGGGGCCGCAGGTTAAGCCGGACCCGGGACGGGCCGAAGAGAAAACGGAGGCAGGGTGGACAATGAGTAAGAAGATGAAAGCACAACGTGGTAGGCAAACGACGCAGCTCGACAGAGGGTTTACGCTGATCGAGTTGATGATTGTGATCGTGATCATCGGGATCACGGCGGCGATCGCCGTGCCCCTCATGTCCTCGGCGGCCAGCGTGCAGATTCGCGCCGCCGGAGGCATCGTGGCGGCCGACCTCGAATACGCCAAGAGCCGCGCCATCGCCACGGGCCAACAACACAAGGTGGTGTTCGACGTGGGCAACGACAGCTACGAGATTCTGGATTCCGGCAACAACTCGATCGAGCATCCGGTCACGAAGAAGAACGCATACGTGGTCGATTTCGCCGCCGACGGCCGGCTCGACCGTGTGAGCATTCAAAGTGCTGTTTTCGGCGCAGGCAGTACCGTGACGTTCGATTCGCTCGGCAGCCCGGACAATGGGGGCAGCGTGGTTTTGCAGGCCGGCGGCATCGGCCGGACGGTAACCGTCGAGCCGGTGACAGGATTCATCTCTGTTTCGGATTGAGTGATTTGACATGCAGATCGGCCATTGGATAACAAGACGACAGCGCATCCTGCCCATCGGGCTGGATATCGGACACCATGCGGTCAAGATGGTGCAGTTGGCCATCCGCGACGATGGGGTCCGCGTGGTCGCGGCCGGACGGGAGACCGTCGATCTCAGCGACGTCTGCGACGAGGATTCGTGGCGCCAGCAGGTGGCCCCGGCGATCCGTCGTCTGTTGGCGGCCGGCGATTTCAAGGGACGCGACGTGGTCTCGGCCCTGCCGGCCGGCAGGCTGCGCATCACGTCGCTGCGTCTGGCCGAGACGGAGGCGGGCGACGTGGACAAGGCGCTGCGCAAGGAAGCGGCCCATCGATTCGCCCTGGACCCCAGGACGGATTCGGTGCATTACGTCTCGGCCGGCAGCGTCCGGCAGGGCGACGAGGTCAAGAACGAATACATCCTGTTCGCCAGCGACGATGAGACGATTCGCCGGCATATCGCGCAACTGGAAGGCGTCGGCCTGCGTCTGGTGGGGATCGACGCGGCGCCGTGCGCGCTGTTCCGGAACTTCGAGCGCGTGATGCGGCGTCAGGAAGACAAGGAACGGACCATCATGCTCCTCGACGTCGGGCACCGGTACACCACCGTCGTGCTCGGACGCACCGGGGAGATGTGTTTTGTCAAGCAAATGGCGTTCGGGGCCGCCCGGTTCGACGAGCGCGTGGCCGAGAAGCTGTCGGTCTCGATCGAGGACGCGCGCGTGCTGCGCCGCCGGATGCCGTCGGACGAGACGGTCGATCCGACGACGCGACGGCTCGTGGCCGACGCTCTGCATGGGACCGCCGAGCAGTTGGCGGCCGAGATCGCCCTGTGCCTGCGGTATTACACCGTGACGTTTCGCGGCAAGCGCGTCGAGCGGGCCATCGTCGCGGGCGCGGGGGTCTACGAGCCGGCGTTGCTCAACGTGCTGCGGCACCATCTGGCGGTGGAAGCCGACGTGGCCGAGCCGCTTCGCGGTTTCGATCTGGGACTGGTCGGGAGCAAGATCGAGGATTTCGGTCCGGCGGCGGATTTCGCGCTGGCGGTGGGGCTGACGCTCAAGGGATGGGGCGCCTCCACGACGGCCCTGGTGAAATCGGACGTCGGACTCGAATCGATTCTGGAAGGGGCCCCCTCATGAAAGAGATCGACTTTCTTCCGGAATGGCACAAAGAAGGGCGTCGTCGCCGGGTCCACATGAGGCGGCAGTACATCGTGCTGGCCGCGTTCTTCTTCGCGATGGTGACGTACAACACGATTGCGGCCCGCCGGATCGCAAGCGTCAACGCGGAGCTGAACAGGCTGGACGATCGACGCTACTGGGCCGAGACCATCCTGCGCGAATACGACGCCGTCAGCAAGCAGCTCGGGGCGCATCAGGCCAAGGTCGTATCCATCGAGCAGGTCGACGCGCGGATTGACGTGGCGGCGGTCCTGGCCGAGATCAGTCACGTCATCGGCGACCTCGTGGTCCTGAGCCGTGTGGAATTTCTCTCGGAGCCGCTCTCGGCCGGTCCGCGGTCCACCGATCGCGGCGGCTCGGCGGTGCGCGCGGCGGGGGCCTCGCGCAGTGCGGCCAAGCCGGTGTCTCTGGGCGACGTTCGATTTCGTGTGGCCCTGACGGGCATTGCCGCCAGTTCGGCCGAGGTGGGGGCCCTGGTCTGTCGTCTGGAGGACTCGCCCTATTTCCAGCAGGCCCACCCGCTGTTTCGGGAGAACACCATTCAGGTGACGGCCGCAGCGCCCCAGACGCCGCCCGCGCAGCAGACCCAGCGGAAGGAGACGCAGTCCGTCAATGTCACCGAGTTCGAGATCGTGTGTTATCTGGCCAACTATGAGGAGATCGACAGGCGATGAGCGAGAGCCGGTCCAGTTCGTTGCTGCAACGGCAGCAGATATGGGTCCTTGCCGTCGGTGCGCTCTTCCTGGCGGATTTCGTATTGTATGGGTATCTGCCGTCGCGCAGTCGGCTGCGGTTCGTGACGGAGGCGCGGGACCGACAGATGCAGATGATCCACATGGCCGAATCGCGGAGCGAGGTGCTCGGATCTCTCAAGGCGCGTCTGGAGCAGACGAACCGGCGTGTCGCGAATTACCAGGACCGGATTCCGGACGACAGCGCCCTGGGACCGTTTCTGCGACAGGTCGCCGGCGCGATGACGAAGAACGGCCTGCTCGATCAGGATGTGGTGTTCGGCCGGGAGGTCGCGTCGAACGGCCTGGTCTGCATTCCGGTCCACATGAAGTGCTCGGGGGACCTGGCCGGCGTTTTCGGCTTCTTCACGGACCTTCAGAATCTCGGCCGGTTCGTCCGCATCGAACGGACCACGCTGGCCAATGCACGGGAATTCACCGGCGCCGTGGTGATGGAGGCCGACGCCGTCATATTCTATCGCCCGCAGAAGGCGCCGGAGACAAAGCGGTCTGCGAGCACTCAATCGTGGGACGTTGTGTACGATGACGCGTGATCCGAAACACATGTTTGGCTCGGCCGGCCGGTTGGCCGGCTATCTGGTCCGGGACGGCCGGAAGACGGGCATTGCCGTGGCCCTGGTCGCCGTCATGGCGGTGATGTGGCTGCGCGTTCTGACCGGCCAGAAGCCGCAGTCGGCGGGCGCCGGGCCGTCGTCGCCGCAGCGGATCGAAGCCGTGGCCGACGACCAACCGTCGATGCGGTTCGTCGAATTACCGGTCCAGCCGGGGCGAAACGACCGCATTCACCGAGATTTTTTCACTGCACACAACTGGAGCGATTTCTCCAGTGGATCCCGATCACAAGGCACGGGCCCGAAACCAGACGTAGGAACGGTACCCACCGATCGAACCGAAGAAGTGGTCGCCAAACTGGCCAGGACACTCCAACTGGAAGCCGTATTATGGAGCGCGGACCCGCAGGCGTTCGTCAACGACCGACTCGTTCGGATCGGCGACACGCTCGCGCTGCGCGACGGGGCGGACTTCTACCCATTCGAAGTAGTCGAGATTCAGAAAGACGCCGTGCTTGTGACCTGCGGAGACAGCCGGTTCACGCTGAAGCTGTCGCCGTCTACTGACGTAAGAAAGTAACCGATAGGCTTTAGAACGATAATGAAATCAGTACAACGAAGCAGGATGTGGAAGAACAGGAGCAATCTCATGTACGATGACAGGACATTCACGAAACCTCGTTGGGGTCGATGGCTGGTGGCCGTGGCCCTGCTGACCGGACTGGCTGCCACGGCGGCCGCGGTCGAAAGTGATGCGAACAGTGTAGAGACTGTCGCGATCGAGGCCGACCAGGCCTGGGTCGAGGGCAATCTGATCAAGTACATCGCGTTCCGCAAGGACAGCGACGTGCGCGACGGGCTGCGGCTGCTCGCCAAGCGGTGCGAGAAGAACATCGTGCCGTCGCCGGGCGTCACCGGGCCGCTGAACTGCCCGGAACTGCGGGATGTGACCTTCGAGCAGGCGCTGGCCGCCATGCTGGGCGACAAGTTCGTCGCCGTGCAGGAAGGGAATCTGATTCACATTCGGACCAAGGACGAGGACAAGAAGATCCGGCAGGACCCGGACCGGATGGTCTTCAGGGTCATCACGCTGTACTACACGACGGCCCAGGAGGCCGAGAAGCTGGTCCGACCCGTGCTCAGCGCTGCGGCGCAGATCACCACGACCACGGCGGCCGAGAGCAGCATTTCCTCGGCCGGCGGGTCCGGCGGCGGTTCGCTCAGCGGCGGCGGGGGCGGTGACAAGATGGCCCTGAACGACATGATCGTGGTCTTCGACTATCCGGAGAACATCGAGAGAGCCGAGCAGGTCATTCGCCAGATTGACACCCGGCCCCTGCAGGTGCTGGTCGAGGCGACGATCCTGGCGGTGGATCTGACGGAAACCATGCAGTTCGGCATCGATTGGAACCTGCTCACCGGCGTGGCCGTCAGCGATTTCCCCGCGAACATTGTCGGGGGCAAGGGCACGCCGTGGGAGACCTTCGGTTTCGCCGATAACCCGGGCTCCAAAGGGCTGACGGTGGGGTTCTCGGCCGACAATGTCCAGGCCATTATCACGGCCCTGGAGAGTGTCACGGATACGACCTTGCTGGCCAATCCGAAGATTCTGGCCGTCAACAAGCAGGAAGGCTCGGTGCTGATCGGTAAGAAGATCGGCTACATCAATCAGAGCACGCAGACCCAGACCTCGACCACGCAATCAGTGGACTTCCTGGAGACGGGTACGCGTCTGGTCTTCCGGCCCTATATCGGCAACGACGGGTACATCCGGATGGATATCTATCCGAAGGACAGTGACGGCGTGCTGAAGGAGAACAACATCCCGGATGAAACGACCACGGAATTGCGGACCAACGTGATCGTCAAGGACGGTGAGACGGTCGTCATCGGCGGCCTGTTCCGCGACAGCATCCAGACAACACGGTCGCAGGTCCCGGTTCTCGGCAATCTGCCGCTGCTGGGTGCGGCGTTCCGAGGCACCAAAGACACCGCGCGTCGCGAAGAGGTGATCATCATGCTGACGCCGCACATCATCGAGGAGCCGTCGCAGACGGGCGGGGCCGATCGGGCCGACGACGTCCGGATGAAGATGGACGGCGCCAAGCGCGGCATGCAGGCGATCGATCGCGCCCGGCTGGCCGAGGACGCGTATGCCCGCGCCGCCCAGTACTACCTCGAAGGCGACGTCGATAGCGCGATGTACAACGTCAAGGTCGCGCTGATGATGCGTCCGACCTATCTCGAGGCCCTGCGGCTTCGCGAGCGGATCGTCGTCGAAACCGATCCGGAGGAACTCAAGCGGATCGACAGCATCGTTCAGCAGGCGATCGACCAGCAAGAGGCCAGCTACTGGAAGAGACGCTAGCGCGTGCTTCCATGATCGAAGACAAGACCCGGATTCGCCGGGTTCGGAGGAGTTGCTGTGAGACGTCAAAGACGCTTGGTGTGGGCCGCGATGGGCACGGTGATGGCCTCGCTGTGCATCGCGGCCCTGACCGGGCTGTACGATTCTGGCATCGGAGAAGGGTGGCGCAACGGGTTCGTTGCGTGGCGTCTCATCGCGTGCTGCCTTGGGGCTGTGGGCGCGATCGTCCTCGGTCTGGCCTACCATCGGTTGGCCCGGACGGTTGCGTCCATCGCCCGGCAGCTTTCGTGTGATTTGGTCCTGCCAACCGATCTTCGCGCGGTCGAGCGGGCCGCCGAGGCGGTCCAGGCGCGCCTTCAGGAAGGGCGTGAGGCCGTCGACGAGCTGGAAGCCGAACTGACGGACCTCCGGCTGCGGTCCGAGCTGGCCGATCGGCAGAAGCAGCACACCGAGGCGATCATCTACAGTCTGCGCGACGCCGTCGTGGTCGTGGACGAGTCCGATCGGCTGCTGATGGCCAATACGGCCGCGGCGCGGCTTCTGGAGTTCGATCCGGAGCAGGCGCGCTATCTGCCGCTGGATCGGAGCCTCGCGGCCCAATACAAGGAGTTCGTCCAGTTGATCCAGCGCAGCCGGCAGAGCGCCACGGAAGCCACGCGGCGCGAGATGGTGTTTGCCCGACCCGACGGCCCGCACACGTTCGATACGATCGTCTCGTGCGTGCAGGAGCGGGACAAGGTCTCCGGCGTCGTCGCCGTGCTGCACGACATCACGCGAGAGAAGGAAGTGGCGCAGATGAAGAACGACTTCGTCAGCCACGTCTCGCACGAGCTGAAGACGCCG is from Anaerobaca lacustris and encodes:
- a CDS encoding type II secretion system protein GspD, which codes for MYDDRTFTKPRWGRWLVAVALLTGLAATAAAVESDANSVETVAIEADQAWVEGNLIKYIAFRKDSDVRDGLRLLAKRCEKNIVPSPGVTGPLNCPELRDVTFEQALAAMLGDKFVAVQEGNLIHIRTKDEDKKIRQDPDRMVFRVITLYYTTAQEAEKLVRPVLSAAAQITTTTAAESSISSAGGSGGGSLSGGGGGDKMALNDMIVVFDYPENIERAEQVIRQIDTRPLQVLVEATILAVDLTETMQFGIDWNLLTGVAVSDFPANIVGGKGTPWETFGFADNPGSKGLTVGFSADNVQAIITALESVTDTTLLANPKILAVNKQEGSVLIGKKIGYINQSTQTQTSTTQSVDFLETGTRLVFRPYIGNDGYIRMDIYPKDSDGVLKENNIPDETTTELRTNVIVKDGETVVIGGLFRDSIQTTRSQVPVLGNLPLLGAAFRGTKDTARREEVIIMLTPHIIEEPSQTGGADRADDVRMKMDGAKRGMQAIDRARLAEDAYARAAQYYLEGDVDSAMYNVKVALMMRPTYLEALRLRERIVVETDPEELKRIDSIVQQAIDQQEASYWKRR
- a CDS encoding GspH/FimT family pseudopilin — translated: MKAQRGRQTTQLDRGFTLIELMIVIVIIGITAAIAVPLMSSAASVQIRAAGGIVAADLEYAKSRAIATGQQHKVVFDVGNDSYEILDSGNNSIEHPVTKKNAYVVDFAADGRLDRVSIQSAVFGAGSTVTFDSLGSPDNGGSVVLQAGGIGRTVTVEPVTGFISVSD
- a CDS encoding LamG domain-containing protein, with amino-acid sequence MCKRMRTTRSSPKGIALLLVLGMIMAITVLALGFIARCDTELAVGQNMAVRVQMDQLATSGLEHARGLLLNPQEVPAGWSGDGALQLDPGTNDFYDISVVAAATNPDDYCTYEITSTAYRERNGRRTGESRLEATLRFDPAIALWAGATDEALVVRERWAIHGDVRSAASVTNDGTIRGDVFATGLTGDITGASRSTGDLTLLWPPLTASYSHPDYVVSNIGPGSVSGNYSLERIWQCGTDLIVEGPAVICGMLRIDGDLVIRGDGVRLTAAKNLPAAYITGNLVLDRATDLQIVGLVVVDGHVLVGHDTDVRVVGGLFAQGEIVEATIDSSGYANGAILRNMPTWSGGGVLALDGVNQYVQTADHDVRLQLTDQYTLSVRLRPAAAQKPWAGILSKTDPAGDGNHWVLQFDPNAESSSADARQLIVLHGTTAHRWDTGITLDDLLVDGQWHHVVVVRQADGTMSSYLDGVLHKPLDPNAPEVLVRQPGKEPGHLNIGADREGRQVYRGSLADVRVYDRALSDAEVIALPDDPGLIGHWTFDGTGESRIHVAVDPLRASIIDENGSNWSPAADAFFKSIRRPQP
- a CDS encoding ATP-binding protein, translated to MRRQRRLVWAAMGTVMASLCIAALTGLYDSGIGEGWRNGFVAWRLIACCLGAVGAIVLGLAYHRLARTVASIARQLSCDLVLPTDLRAVERAAEAVQARLQEGREAVDELEAELTDLRLRSELADRQKQHTEAIIYSLRDAVVVVDESDRLLMANTAAARLLEFDPEQARYLPLDRSLAAQYKEFVQLIQRSRQSATEATRREMVFARPDGPHTFDTIVSCVQERDKVSGVVAVLHDITREKEVAQMKNDFVSHVSHELKTPLASITAYSEMLADGEADDEETRKEFYHVIQSQAQRLNRLIEDILNISRIESGLIKVQKEPVSLTILIEQQMQMIKGFAEEKGITVTGRAPIVYDQVLADKDMISQVIVNLLSNAVKYTPSGGTVRIETDVNEADALARVTVTDTGVGIPADEIDHVFDKFYRVGANNKQAKGTGLGLNLVRQIVETVHKGRVFVTSQVGVGSTFGFELPLAAAEMAGATR
- the pilM gene encoding pilus assembly protein PilM; amino-acid sequence: MQIGHWITRRQRILPIGLDIGHHAVKMVQLAIRDDGVRVVAAGRETVDLSDVCDEDSWRQQVAPAIRRLLAAGDFKGRDVVSALPAGRLRITSLRLAETEAGDVDKALRKEAAHRFALDPRTDSVHYVSAGSVRQGDEVKNEYILFASDDETIRRHIAQLEGVGLRLVGIDAAPCALFRNFERVMRRQEDKERTIMLLDVGHRYTTVVLGRTGEMCFVKQMAFGAARFDERVAEKLSVSIEDARVLRRRMPSDETVDPTTRRLVADALHGTAEQLAAEIALCLRYYTVTFRGKRVERAIVAGAGVYEPALLNVLRHHLAVEADVAEPLRGFDLGLVGSKIEDFGPAADFALAVGLTLKGWGASTTALVKSDVGLESILEGAPS
- the pilO gene encoding type 4a pilus biogenesis protein PilO; this encodes MSESRSSSLLQRQQIWVLAVGALFLADFVLYGYLPSRSRLRFVTEARDRQMQMIHMAESRSEVLGSLKARLEQTNRRVANYQDRIPDDSALGPFLRQVAGAMTKNGLLDQDVVFGREVASNGLVCIPVHMKCSGDLAGVFGFFTDLQNLGRFVRIERTTLANAREFTGAVVMEADAVIFYRPQKAPETKRSASTQSWDVVYDDA